The Sediminispirochaeta bajacaliforniensis DSM 16054 genome includes the window GAGGTCTGGGCTATTTCATCTTCAGTGGAATCGGACGAGCCAACTTTCTTATGGTGCTTTCCGGAGCCCTTGTAGTATCGGCCCTCGGTATAGGAATCAACATGCTTCTCATGAAGGTCGAAGAATTGCTAACCCCTCGCGGATTGAAAATCACCCCCGTATCGGAGCGTATAGAATGATAGAGCTCAAACGTGTAACCAAACGATTTGATAAGAAACTTGCAGTAAAAGACCTCTCTATGACCATCGAACAGGGAAAGATTACCATGCTGATCGGTCCTTCCGGGTGTGGGAAAACCACAACGTTGAAAATGATCAACCGGTTGATTGACGCAACCGAAGGGGATATTACGATCTCCGGGCGTTCTATCTACGATCTCGATGCGGTACAGCTACGAAGAAGCATCGGTTACGTCATTCAAGAAACAGGACTCTTTCCCCATATGGACGTCTTTACAAACATAGCGATGGTACCGAGGCTCATTGGATGGGATGAGCGGAAAATCAAAAACAGGGTGGATGAACTGCTGCATCTTGTGACCCTAAACGGCAGCTACGTTCATAAATATCCCTTGCAGCTCTCCGGAGGAGAAAGACAGCGGGTGGGTCTCGCACGTGCCCTTGCTGCCGATCCGGAAATTTTACTTATGGACGAACCCTTCGGAGCCATTGATCCGATCAATCGCTCTCGCCTGCACGACTCTTTCTTATCGATTCAGGAAAAGATAGAAAAGACCATTGTCTTCGTTACCCATGATATCAATGAGGCGATAAAGCTCGGCGATAAGATTGCAATCATGCAAAACGGGAATCTTGTACAATATGACAATGTAAACAACATCCTGTACGAACCTGAAAACAAATTTGTAGAAAAACTCCTTGGTCATGACCGAAACATCAAGGCCCTTGTCCTGAAGAAAAACAAAGACTACATCGTTACCACGGGATATGTGCAGGTACACAAATCGGATAAGCCGGAAGCCGTTATCCGAAAGATGGAAGAAAAGGGAAAGCGGGTTGCGATCGTCACCGACAGCGAAGAGAAATTTCTCGGCCTTTTCGCTCTGGAAAAGAGCAGAAAGGATCCTCAACCACACCTCTCATTTATCGACAACGCGGTTACGGTAGAAAAAAACAACAACCTCCAGGAGACCTTCAGCCTGATGATTGATGCAGGGGAGAGTTCGCTCCCTGTCGTCACCGAGGGCAACCGCTTCGTCGGAGCTATAAACCTCGAAGACATTTTCAATGAATTCAAAAAGGCACAGGAGGATTGATGTCGATAGTAGCATATGTCTCGGAAAACCGGGAACAAATACTTGCCCTCGTAGGGCAGCACCTGGTCCTTTTTTCCGTTTCAATCCTGTTCACCGTGGTTATAGGACTTGCCGTCGCGATTGCCGCCAGCAATGAGAAGAGGAGGAATCTCGGCAGAATCATTCTAACGACAACAGCGGCGGCCCAGGCCGTTCCCTCTATTGCCGTCGTAGCCCTCGTATTCCTGATTGTCGGCATCGGTATGAGGCCGGCCATCATTGCACTTTTCTTCTACAGCCTGGTCCCTATTGTATTCAATGCGACCAGCGGCTTACTGAGTATCGATACCAAAACAATCGAAGCGGCCAGAGGCATAGGACTGACCGACCGCCAAATCTTATGGAAAATTAAGTTTCCTATGGCCAGCCCCGTTATCATGGCCGGCATACGAAGTGCCGCGACTATCAACGTGGGAACCGCCACCGTTGCCGCGGTAATCGGCGGAGGCGGATTGGGAGACCTTATTTTTATCGGACTCAAACTTAATAAAAACTACATCATACTTACGGGCGCACTATTAACCGCACTTATCGCAATTATCGTAGATACCTTCCTTGCCGTAATGGAACGGCGAGTGACGCCGAAAGGATTAAAACTCGGCCGATAAGGCAAAGTTTTAATATCGAAGAACACTATCTGTACAAAAAGGAGAAGATCATGAGACAAAAAGCCAAACTTTTTGCGGCCTTTGCTATTGTCGTCCTTACATCGGCCATCCTATTTCCGGGATGTGCAAAAAAAGAGGAGACGGGAAAAGAGGAGCAAAAGGGAACACTAACCGTCGGAGCAAAGAATTTCACAGAACAATACATCGTGGGCAACATGATGGCAGAACTTTTAAGGAATAAGGGCTTCGAGGTAAAGGAACAGTTCGGCACAGGAAGCAAGATTACCAGAGACGGTCTTGACACAGGACAGACAGATCTTTATGCCGAATATACAGGTACAGCATGGTCCGTATACCTTGGGCATGACACAACAATTACCGATCCGGAAACACTTTATACAAAGGTAAAGGAAGAGGATCTGTCCGAGCACAATATTGTCTGGCTCGATCGATGGGAGCTCAACAACACCTACGCCCTTGCAATGAAGCAGGACGAAGCGAAAGAGCTCGGCTTCGCCTCAATAGGTGATCTCGGTAGCTACGTTTCCAAACAGCCGGAGGCACTGAATTTCGGTATCGATCAAGAGTTTTACGAACGCCCCGATGGATTCTTTAAAATGGTCGAAACCTATGGCTTCACAGTACCCAAAAAACAGGTAAAAACCATGGATGTGGGGCTTTCCTACGAAGCCCTGGATCGAGGTCAAGTTGATGTTGCCATGGTCTTTGCCACCGATGGTCTCTTAAAGAAATACGGCCTAAGGGTTCTTTCCGACGATAAGAACTTCTTTCCCGTCTACAACCTCGCGGTAACCGTGCGAAAAGAGATCCTCGACAAACACCCCGAGATTGCCGATATCATGAAACCCCTTGCCCAGCTCCTTGATGACACAACAATGCAGGGTTTAAATTATCGGGTCGATGCGGAGGGGTTACCGGCTAAAATGGTGGCAGAAGAGTTCTTGAAAGATAATGGTTTAATTGAATAGATATGTACTGTTCCGAATCCTGGTGATTTCATCAATCGGCATGAGAGGAAAAAGAGTAACATAGTCAATCTACCACACCCATGAGCCGCAGAGCTCTTCTGCCCGGCTCATGGGTTGATTTTTTCTTACGTTTACATTTCAAGAGATCTTGTTTTAAAACCGTATCCCACCACATCATGCACATCATGCATAACCATAAACACCTTGGGATCTTCCTCCAAAGCAATCCGTTTTAGAACGGCGGTCTGTCGCATATGAAAGGTTACATAGATCACCTTGATTCCTTTTCGCGAATAAGAGCCCATGCCCCTCAGGAACGTCACCCCCCGATCCATCTCCTCGTAGATTCGTTCCTTTATCCGTTCAACCGCTCCGTCGTCCATAGAGATAATATAGGCAGCCTTCACCCGACTAAAGCCTTCGGTCATGATGTCCGCAAAGCGCGAGGAAAGGAAAAGGGCAAAGTAGCTCCAAATGATTATATTGATATCTCTAAAGACAAAGCCGGTAAAAAGAATGATGACCGACTCGATGATAAGGTAGCCATTTCCAATCGAGATATTGAATTTCTTTTTCATGAGAGCAACGGGAATATCGGTCCCCCCCGTAGAGGCTCTGCTCTTAAAGATAAGACCGATACCTATTCCCATCAGAATCGAACCGGCTATGGCCGCAACGAAAACATCATCAGTAAGGGCCCAGTCGAGAGGATCGGTCAGAACACCATTTTTTGTATTGTATTTTTCAATGAGATCCCGCATAAGATTCCAGCAGTAAAGACGCTTGGGTGCCACAAGATCGGTCATAAGAGCACTGACAAAAAAACCGACAAAGGTTCCAAGGCCGAATTGCCTGCCGACAAACACTATTCCCATAATCCAGAGGGGAAAATTCATGATGATCATGCTGATTCCCATACTCCAGCCGAACATGTGATAGAGAATTTGACTAAGGCCCCCTACTCCGCCGGGAACAATTTTAAAGGGGACCAAAAACCAGGACAGCCCGATTCCATATACAAGGCTGCCGGCAAAAATCCCGCAGAGTTGGCGAAACAGTGAAAAAAAGCTATGCTTTCGCATCACACCCTCGGACATACACTCCTCCCACTATTTAAAACAAGAGCCAGATTGCGATCAGGGAACCTCCAAGGAATAGATAGTTGTGCGCTTTCAGCTTCTCTCTCCAGACAAAGGCACTGGTGATGCTGGTAAGGACGATGATGGAGATACCGTTAAGCGGATAGGCAATCATCCCCGGAAGCAGCTCAACAGCCTTCATAAAAAAGACTGCCGCATGATAATTTATCAAGCCAAGGATCACTCCCAGAAAAACAGATCTGAAAGTGATTCGGTTCCTGCGAATTCGAATCCACAGAATGGAAAAAAGAAGCGAGATAATGTAGACGACAAAAAGGAAAGAGTTCGTATCGAGAGAGAGGTAAAACTCACTTTTCAATTTGAATGCGAGATCATTCATGCCGAAAAAGAAAAAGAGGGCGAGGGCCCAGCCAAGACCTCCATGGACCAGGCGACGCAGGTTCTGGCGATCGGGAACCTCATCTCCCGAAAGCGGGATAATGGCAAGCGCAAGAACCAGCCCTATGGTTTGCTTCCAGTCAACGCTTTCGGAAAACAGCAGGATGGAACAGAGGGTTGGTATGACGAGGGAAAGCCGCCCCAAAGAAACAGTAATCGAAACCCCAAGCCTTGGAATCGCAAGATTCATCACTGCGTAACAGAAAACAAAAAGTGTGCCCAACAGTACGGCAAGAAAAGAGGCGCCGAGGTCCATACCGGAAAGAGAAAAGTGATCGGATCGTATGATGCTCAATACAATGGCAACCACATAATTTGTCATCAATATGGGATAGATCGGCAGGTCCCGCTTTTCCCGGTATTTAAAGAGATGGCCAATAAGAACGGCACATGCGACGGAAATGAAAAGATATCCCATACGTTAACCTTTACTCGCTTAATCGATTTCAGCGTAGTGCTTAAGAACGGCAAAAAGATCGTCAAGGGCGCGGCAGTGGGTCCGTTCGTAACCATGACTTGCCGAAACCCCAGGCCCGATTAATCCGTGACGCAGGTCGTTACCCGCAGAAAGTGCGGCATCGGCATCACTTCCGTAAAAGGGATAGACATCCAGCGCAAAGTCGACATTGAGCGAACGAGCGGCAGCGGTTAATCCTTGCAGAACCTTCCGATCAAAGGGCCCCCTGGAATCCATGGCGCATATGGAAATCGTGGTATCGGAACCGGAAAGGTCCTCTCCGACCACCCCCATATCCACTGCAACAAATTCTCCGACATCGCTTCCGAAACCGGTTGATCCTCCATGACCGACCTCTTCATGAAGGGAGAAAAAAAGCGACAAACGCCGCTTTGGATGAAAAGATCCGTCCGCGACTGCGTCGGATAAGGCCAAAAGCACCGCTACGGCAGCCTTATCGTCGAGATGCCGGCTTTTGATAAAGCCTGTCTCGGTGACGACGGTCCTCGGATCAAAAGAAATCCAATCTCCGGGAGCAATTCCAAGCTCCCTGCACCGGACATCAGAATCGATACATTGATCAAGGACGATTTCGAGATTTTCATCACTTCGCTTGGCCTCCGAAGCATCCTTGCTTGCATGAACGGAAGGGTTGGAAAACTGCACTGTGCCACTATAAGACAGCCCTGATGCAGTATGGACCACACAATTCTCCCGCTCGACAGAGTGGTCGGGGTAAGAACCGATCTTGGCAAAGCGAAGCCTTCCGTTGGATTTTATCGTACGGACCATGGCCCCCAGGGTATCAAGGTGAGCGGAATAGACCAAAGGTCGCCCCGCTCCTCCAAGATGACACAACAACTCTCCCTTACGCATTCTCTCACATACAAATCCAGCGGCCGAAAGTCGCTTTTCAAGCTCATCTGCAAGAGGCTCGGCAAAGCCGGTCGGCGATGGAAACGCACAGAGATATTTCAACCGTTCAAGGATTGTTTTCAGTACAGCGGCATCACGGTAGGAGTAACTCATGGCAGAAAGTGTATCTCATTGTTGCACTTTGTTCCAGCAAAATAAAAACCGGCGGCAGCGGCTGCCAATGCAATCCAAGAAAACGAAACGCATATGCTCATAGCTCGAGCCCTATTCCGATTCCGAAAGATTCCAGACCAAATCCCAGATTATTTTCATCGAGGCTGAGAGCTCTTCACTCTCAATGATCAGGCCGTAGCCTTCCTTGTTTGACGAAGCAATACCCAGCCTACCGTCGTATATATACAAACTGATGAAATCCGTCCGACTTGCCTGCGGAAAAAAACGAACATTTCGCAAGTTTTGCCGGCTGCCTTTCAGAAAGTCAAGATCCACTTCAGCATTCCTTACCCTGAGAGAATTGGACCAGATTCCCCGTTCAATCCGTTTCGTTACGAAATTCTTTAGATAATCTGCTCCAAGCAGGTCGATCATTTTTATCCCGACATCAAAATAGAAATATTCACCCGACCTGATTTCCAAGAGTTCATCATGTATCTGTTTGAGTCCGGACGGACCGTCGAAGTATCTGATATTCGGCTTGTTCGGGCTGTTTTCGTACATCGTTCTCAATTCCGGCAGAATGCGATCAATCATATTGAGAGTCTGGCGCGGTTGTTCTTTGAGATTTTCGGGATCAAGTACATAAAAGTATCTGCTCCGTGACTCCTTGTTGTTGACTGCAATCAGCCCGCGATGCATGAGATCGGTAGAGATGTCATAGACAGTTGTACGCTTTATTCCGGTCTCACGTGAGATTTGAGCGGCATTCGCCCGGCCCAGCTGCAGCAACGTCATATAGATGGCCGCCTGTTTCTCACTCAAACCTGCCTCTATCAGTTCGAACTCGGTAATCCTCACTTCATGCCTCCAAAGTTGTCGAACATTATCGACAAATCAAAATGACATATCTTAGCATTTAATTATACAATAATGAGTTATTCGTTAGATTGATTCAAAGTAGTTGCATGATTTTCTGACACCTTCTATACCAAGAATAAGATATCTTATAGGAGAAAATCATGAAGAAAACCGCTGTAGTTTTATTCCTGCTTGTGTCGGCACTGTCCGCGGCATTCGCAGGAGGTTAGAAAGAAGATAACGTTCAAGAACTTATTGTGTATACGGCCCTTGAGGACGACCAAATTCCGGTTTACCTAGAAGCCTTCTACAAAGAACACCCTGAAATGGAGGGCAAGGTACATATCGTCAGGGATTCTACCGGTATCATGACCGCCAAGCTCCTGGCGGAAAAAGACAACCCGCAGGCCGATCTTGTCTGGGGTACTGCAGCAACCAGCCTCCTTGTGGCAAAACAGCAGGGGATGCTGGAACCCTACAGTCCCGCAGGTCTGGACAGGATTCTCAAGGGCTTTCGCGATCCCGCAGAGGTTCCGAGCTGGGTCGGAATCGACGCATGGATGACCGGAATTGTCGTCAACACTATCGAAACCGAAGCAAAAGGGCTCCCTCATCCGAAATCTTACAAGGATCTTCTTGATCCGGTTTATGCCGGTTCGCTCGTCATGCCAAATCCTGCCTCTTCCGGAACAGGCTTCCTTACCGTATCCGCAATTCTTCAGCTTATGGGCGAAGACGCAGGCTGGAAGTATCTCGACGACCTGCACAAAAATATTGCGGTATACACGCATTCCGGATCACAGCCCGCCAAGCTTGCCGGTGCGGGAGAGTATCCTATCGGCATCTCCTTTTTCTATAGAGGAGTCAAGCAGAAGAAATCGGGCCAGCCTGTTGTCACCTACAGCCCCGCAGAAAGCAGCGGATTCGACGTTGAAGCAAATGCTCTCATCAAAAAAGATGGTATCAAACCAGAAGCAAGGATGTTTCTCGACTGGGCAATATCCGACAGTGCAATGGAGCAATACGCAAAAAGCTATCCGATTACCGCCGTTAAGAATATGTGGGGAATTCCCGATGGCTTCCCGCAGAATCCGACCGCGCTCATCATCGACAACGACTTCGAATGGGCGGCTTCAAACCGGCAGAGGATATTGGAAGAATGGACAAGAAGATACGATTCCAAATCATTACCTAAAAACTAAAACACGAATTTCAGCTGATGTTGACGAGGGCGGGGAATGTCCCTGCCTTCTATGCATGACCGGAGAAGGATATGAGCGAAAGTTTTTTGAAAGTAGAACATGTCGATAAATCGTTTCAGAATTTCCAGGCACTGAAAGATATTAATGTCGAGGCAGAGGAAGGAGAGTTTCTTTGTCTTCTCGGTCCCAGCGGATGCGGGAAAACCACCTTACTCAGAATAATCGCCGGACTGGAAAATCCGGACTGCGGCAGGGTGTTTCTTGCAGGAAGAGAAGTTACGAAATATCCTGTTGCCGCACGAAATATCGGCATTGTATTCCAGTCCTATGCCCTTTTCCCCAACCTGAACGCGTACGACAATATTGCCTACGGACTGAAACAGAAAGGGATATCAAAGTCAGAAGCGGCGGATAAAGTACATCGTATTCTCGAAAAGGTAGGCTTGGGGAAAAAGGCCAAACACTACCCGGCGCAGCTTTCGGGAGGACAGCAGCAAAGGGTTGCTCTGGCGCGTGCATTGGTTCTTTCCCCGGATATACTGCTGCTCGACGAACCCTTGAGTGCACTTGATGCAAAGGTCAGAAACAAGCTTCGGAAGGAGATCAGGAATCTTCAAAAGGATTTCGGTATTACCACAATCATGGTAACCCACGATCAGGAAGAGGCCCTCACCATGGCCGACAGAGTGCTTGTCATGAATCAGGCAGAAATAATCCAGAGTGGTACTCCCGCTCAGATCTATGCCGAGCCTGCAACATCGTTTATCGCCAATTTTATCGGTGAGATGAATCTCCTGAAGAAGTTTACGGCACAGGATATCGAAGCGCTGATAGACCGGGATGCTGAAACCTACGTTGATGCGGTGAAGATTGCAATTCGGCCGGAAGAAGTAAGGGTCGAAAAATCCGGCACCGGTGCGGAATCGAGGCTGATCAATACTGAATTCCGCGGTTCATTTCTTAGACTGACATTTGAAACATGTACGGATTCCGCGCTCAGGATTGATGCGGATATGTCCCGGGACAATTTCAATCACCTTGCAATTGCCCCGGGAGATTCGGCAGGCCTCATCTTTCCCAAAGAAGCGGTGCATATTTTCCGAGACAAAGAAAATGATTAGAACGGCCCAAGGCCTTGAACAGCGGCTGATAAAGTTGATTCTCATTGTTTTTCTGTTATTTCTTTGTATTTCAGTTGTCTTCCCGATCATCATGCTGCTTGACAGAAGCATGCACGACAGAATGGATAACTTTGTCGGGGCCGCAAACTTTGTAAAATTCTTTACCAATCCCGGTTTATTCACATCGCTGATAAACACACTTTTTGTTTCGGTTATGACGACTGTCATTTCCCTCCCCCTCGGTCTCGGATATGCTTTTTTTCTCAGTCGTTTTGAAATTCGAGGCAGGGTCTTCTTTCGTCTGATTGCGATGGTTCCGCTCTTTGCGCCGACGATGCTGCAGGGGATAGCGCTACGATACCTTTTCGGTAATAAAGGACTTATTACAACCGGTTTTTTCGGCTGGACAGAGCAGGTATTGGGAGTCGGCGGTATCAATATTCACCTGTATGGTCCTGTAGGAATAATCATAGCCGAGGTCTTTTACACCTTTCCCCAGGTTTACATGATTCTGACGATGGCCCTTTCCATGAGCGATGCACGGTTGTATGAGGCCGCCGAATCACTCTACGCAAAGAAACATCGGCTCTTTCTGGACGTAACCCTTCCAGGGATTAAATACGGCCTTATCAGTGCGGCTTTTGTGGCCTTCACCCTTTCGTTTACCGATTTTGGAGCCCCAAAGATAGTGGGAGGAAACTTTAATGTGCTCGCCGTCGGCATCTATAAGCAGGTCGTCGGTCAACAGAATTTCGGGCTCGGATCAACCATCTCGATAATACTTATGCTGCCGACCTTTATAGCATTCCTTGTCGACCGTTACATTCAAAGCAGACAGCGAATGACCTTCTCCTCCAAAGCCGTTCCATTACAGAGAAAATACAACAAGCTGATGTCCAACGTGGGCTTCATCTACTGTCTAATCATCGTTTTGATGATTCTGCTCATAGTCGGTGCAGCAATTTACGCCTCGCTTGTTGTTGCATGGCCATATAATCTAAACATAGGATTGCGCCATTTCAATTTTAATGATGTTGCGGGGAACGGAATTCAGGCCTTCTGGAATTCGATCACCGCGGCACTGCTTTCAGCCTTCATCGGCACGGCAATCGTCTTCTCTTCCGCCTATATGATTGAAAAAATTGTTGAGCTTCCCTGGCTGCGAAAAATTTCCTACTTGTTGTCGATTATTCCGCTGGCTCTGCCCGGGCTTGTCATTGGTATCGCATACATCTTCTTTTTTAATGCACCAGCCTTTGACGTTCTGGGCATGGAGATTCCGAATCCCTTCAACGGAATATACGGAACAATCTGGATAATCGTGTTGGCAAACATCATCCACTTTTATTCGGTCAATTTTCTTACCGCAACCACATCACTGAGGAAACTCGATAAGGAAATAGAAGAGGTCTCAAAATCTCTTGCGATTCCCTTTTACAAGGCCTTCGGCAGAGTCACGCTACCGGTAAACCTCCATGCAGTAATTGAAATATTCTCATATTTTTTTGTCAATTCGATGGCCACAATCTCTGCCGTGATCTTTCTTTACAGCCCGAAATTCAAGCTGGCCTCCGTTCTGATTGTCAACATGGATGATGCCGGAGACATTGCCGAAGCGGCCGCCATGTCAGTACTGATTCTGCTTACCAATATCCTGTTCAGGATGATCATAGCTTTTATACAAGGCAACATCGAAACGTACACGGAAAAATGGAAAAGAAAATGATTTTGACGACAAGGAGAATGAGCGTGAAACATATAGAAATGGTTGTTTTTGACTGGGCGGGAACTACGATAGATTACGGTTGCATTGCGCCCCTGGACGCATTTGTTTCGTCGTTTAAGGAATACGGCGTCGACATAACACCTGAAGAAGCCAGGGCCCCAATGGGAATGAAGAAACGTGATCATGTGGCCGCCATTCTTGGGATAGAGCGGGTGGTCCGCATCTGGCAGAACAAGCATGGACGATTTCCGGATGAAAACGATATTGAAGGTATTTACACAAGCTTTGAAAAGAAAATATGTGCCACCCTTTCCAGCTACTGCACCCCTATCCCCGGTGTCATCGAAACGCTGGAGCAATTGCGTGATAACGGATTAAAAATAGGTTCAACCACCGGGTATACGAGGGAGATGATGGATATTGTTGTTCCAGAGGCAAAGAAAAACGGTTACCATCCCGATTATCTCGTGACCTCAAGCGATGTTCCTGCAGGCAGGCCATATCCGTATATGATCTGGTCTAATGCTGTTGCGCTTGATGTTCCGGATCTTCAGCACATCGTAAAAGTCGGAGACACAAAAGCAGACATCGCCGAAGGGGTTTCGGCAGGCGTGTGGACGGTTGCCATCATCGAAGGCAGCAGTATATGGGCCTTGTCAAAGGAAGAAACCAAAGCACTTAGTCCCCAGAACTACCACAGCCGTTTCTCCACATGCCAAAACATCTGCATGAATGCAGGTGCTCATTATGTGATAAAGGATATCACCAAGCTTCCCGAAATCCTTGCAATAATCGACAGTCAGATTGAACTTGGAAAACGGGCATAAAGCGAAGAAACATATGGTGAATTCTTATGATTCGGATTCGTGGAAACCTACGTCAAATAAAGCCGCTGAAGATAGCTTCATTGAGTATTATGCTAAAATTTTTAGTCCGTACAAAATTGATACCATGCATGATTGTACCTTTGGGAGTGGATCGCTAACGTATCCCCTATATAAAATGGGATATTCAATGAGTGGCTCAGATTTAAGTGAGAATATGATTACCCTAGCGAGAAACTATATTCAACAGGAAGGTTTAGAAATAGAAGTTTTTCAGAAAGATTTTCGGGAAATAAACCTAGATAATAAAGTCGATTGCTTAATTTCCACAGGGAATTCATTACCACATGTTTCGAATACTGACTTGCAGAAAGCAATAAGAAATTTTGCCGATCAGATTAGAAGTCATGGCTATTTCTATTTTGATATAAGAAACTGGGATAAAATATTAACCAACAAGCAAAGATTTTTTTCTTATGCTCTGAGTTTTAAAGGCGATATTATACGGCATCTCATGCAAGTGTGGGATTTTAGTGATG containing:
- a CDS encoding M42 family metallopeptidase, translating into MSYSYRDAAVLKTILERLKYLCAFPSPTGFAEPLADELEKRLSAAGFVCERMRKGELLCHLGGAGRPLVYSAHLDTLGAMVRTIKSNGRLRFAKIGSYPDHSVERENCVVHTASGLSYSGTVQFSNPSVHASKDASEAKRSDENLEIVLDQCIDSDVRCRELGIAPGDWISFDPRTVVTETGFIKSRHLDDKAAVAVLLALSDAVADGSFHPKRRLSLFFSLHEEVGHGGSTGFGSDVGEFVAVDMGVVGEDLSGSDTTISICAMDSRGPFDRKVLQGLTAAARSLNVDFALDVYPFYGSDADAALSAGNDLRHGLIGPGVSASHGYERTHCRALDDLFAVLKHYAEID
- a CDS encoding ABC transporter ATP-binding protein → MSESFLKVEHVDKSFQNFQALKDINVEAEEGEFLCLLGPSGCGKTTLLRIIAGLENPDCGRVFLAGREVTKYPVAARNIGIVFQSYALFPNLNAYDNIAYGLKQKGISKSEAADKVHRILEKVGLGKKAKHYPAQLSGGQQQRVALARALVLSPDILLLDEPLSALDAKVRNKLRKEIRNLQKDFGITTIMVTHDQEEALTMADRVLVMNQAEIIQSGTPAQIYAEPATSFIANFIGEMNLLKKFTAQDIEALIDRDAETYVDAVKIAIRPEEVRVEKSGTGAESRLINTEFRGSFLRLTFETCTDSALRIDADMSRDNFNHLAIAPGDSAGLIFPKEAVHIFRDKEND
- a CDS encoding glycine betaine ABC transporter substrate-binding protein — translated: MRQKAKLFAAFAIVVLTSAILFPGCAKKEETGKEEQKGTLTVGAKNFTEQYIVGNMMAELLRNKGFEVKEQFGTGSKITRDGLDTGQTDLYAEYTGTAWSVYLGHDTTITDPETLYTKVKEEDLSEHNIVWLDRWELNNTYALAMKQDEAKELGFASIGDLGSYVSKQPEALNFGIDQEFYERPDGFFKMVETYGFTVPKKQVKTMDVGLSYEALDRGQVDVAMVFATDGLLKKYGLRVLSDDKNFFPVYNLAVTVRKEILDKHPEIADIMKPLAQLLDDTTMQGLNYRVDAEGLPAKMVAEEFLKDNGLIE
- a CDS encoding betaine/proline/choline family ABC transporter ATP-binding protein (Members of the family are the ATP-binding subunit of ABC transporters for substrates such as betaine, L-proline or other amino acids, choline, carnitine, etc. The substrate specificity is best determined from the substrate-binding subunit, rather than this subunit, as it interacts with the permease subunit and not with substrate directly.) — translated: MIELKRVTKRFDKKLAVKDLSMTIEQGKITMLIGPSGCGKTTTLKMINRLIDATEGDITISGRSIYDLDAVQLRRSIGYVIQETGLFPHMDVFTNIAMVPRLIGWDERKIKNRVDELLHLVTLNGSYVHKYPLQLSGGERQRVGLARALAADPEILLMDEPFGAIDPINRSRLHDSFLSIQEKIEKTIVFVTHDINEAIKLGDKIAIMQNGNLVQYDNVNNILYEPENKFVEKLLGHDRNIKALVLKKNKDYIVTTGYVQVHKSDKPEAVIRKMEEKGKRVAIVTDSEEKFLGLFALEKSRKDPQPHLSFIDNAVTVEKNNNLQETFSLMIDAGESSLPVVTEGNRFVGAINLEDIFNEFKKAQED
- a CDS encoding TrmB family transcriptional regulator — encoded protein: MRITEFELIEAGLSEKQAAIYMTLLQLGRANAAQISRETGIKRTTVYDISTDLMHRGLIAVNNKESRSRYFYVLDPENLKEQPRQTLNMIDRILPELRTMYENSPNKPNIRYFDGPSGLKQIHDELLEIRSGEYFYFDVGIKMIDLLGADYLKNFVTKRIERGIWSNSLRVRNAEVDLDFLKGSRQNLRNVRFFPQASRTDFISLYIYDGRLGIASSNKEGYGLIIESEELSASMKIIWDLVWNLSESE
- a CDS encoding YitT family protein; the encoded protein is MSEGVMRKHSFFSLFRQLCGIFAGSLVYGIGLSWFLVPFKIVPGGVGGLSQILYHMFGWSMGISMIIMNFPLWIMGIVFVGRQFGLGTFVGFFVSALMTDLVAPKRLYCWNLMRDLIEKYNTKNGVLTDPLDWALTDDVFVAAIAGSILMGIGIGLIFKSRASTGGTDIPVALMKKKFNISIGNGYLIIESVIILFTGFVFRDINIIIWSYFALFLSSRFADIMTEGFSRVKAAYIISMDDGAVERIKERIYEEMDRGVTFLRGMGSYSRKGIKVIYVTFHMRQTAVLKRIALEEDPKVFMVMHDVHDVVGYGFKTRSLEM
- a CDS encoding ABC transporter permease, with the protein product MSIVAYVSENREQILALVGQHLVLFSVSILFTVVIGLAVAIAASNEKRRNLGRIILTTTAAAQAVPSIAVVALVFLIVGIGMRPAIIALFFYSLVPIVFNATSGLLSIDTKTIEAARGIGLTDRQILWKIKFPMASPVIMAGIRSAATINVGTATVAAVIGGGGLGDLIFIGLKLNKNYIILTGALLTALIAIIVDTFLAVMERRVTPKGLKLGR
- a CDS encoding putative 2-aminoethylphosphonate ABC transporter substrate-binding protein → MVYTALEDDQIPVYLEAFYKEHPEMEGKVHIVRDSTGIMTAKLLAEKDNPQADLVWGTAATSLLVAKQQGMLEPYSPAGLDRILKGFRDPAEVPSWVGIDAWMTGIVVNTIETEAKGLPHPKSYKDLLDPVYAGSLVMPNPASSGTGFLTVSAILQLMGEDAGWKYLDDLHKNIAVYTHSGSQPAKLAGAGEYPIGISFFYRGVKQKKSGQPVVTYSPAESSGFDVEANALIKKDGIKPEARMFLDWAISDSAMEQYAKSYPITAVKNMWGIPDGFPQNPTALIIDNDFEWAASNRQRILEEWTRRYDSKSLPKN